Proteins encoded by one window of Salvia splendens isolate huo1 chromosome 5, SspV2, whole genome shotgun sequence:
- the LOC121804075 gene encoding flocculation protein FLO11-like — MFLEQLPNSSSSSSSAACSEDRRTSPRAQVESPSPSSQPPPQTSATAPSPKVDEKAQRCLTRILQSMPSEMDIATVYATVKACLGISLSKDRATTSTSQNPPRPPPSASQTKAPLRTPEPTPVVPLVQYSGDEFEEEGGAQPAAIPTEEALSVPPPHVEGMTAPNAPTPPSGGGSNSPTLLGPTQPIEAEDESVPETEEEPLRRRMRRMEINTLIKEVEAGVASMQRAEEEQVERPRAVRRLLDEPEEPENQGTVGAINQEAG, encoded by the exons ATGTTTCTTGAACAACTCCCAaattcatcctcctcctccagtTCCGCTGCCTGCAGTGAGGACCGGAGAACCTCGCCCCGAGCCCAAGTAGAAAGCCCTAGCCCATCTTCTCAACCACCACCGCAAACCAGCGCCACCGCTCCATCTCCCAAAGTAGATGAAAAAGCCCAACGGTGCCTGACCAGAATCCTCCAGAGTATGCCCTCCGAGATGGATATCGCCACAGTTTACGCCACTGTGAAAGCCTGCCTTGGAATATCCCTGTCAAAGGACCGAGCCACAACTTCCACATCCCAAAATCCTCCCCGACCTCCTCCATCTGCCTCCCAAACAAAAGCCCCCCTTCGCACCCCTGAACCTACGCCCGTCGTCCCCCTTGTACAGTATAGCGGGGACGAGTttgaagaagagggaggggcgCAGCCCGCCGCCATCCCGACCGAAGAAGCACTGTCCGTGCCGCCGCCACATGTAGAAGGCATGACTGCTCCCAACGCTCCGACGCCACCAAGTGGCGGAGGCTCCAACTCCCCTACTCTCCTAGGGCCGACACAACCAATCGAG GCAGAGGATGAGTCGGTCCCGGAGACGGAGGAGGAGCCGCTGCGCCGCCGGATGCGCAGAATGGAGATCAACACGCTGATAAAGGAGGTGGAGGCCGGGGTGGCCAGCATGCAAAGGGCGGAGGAGGAGCAGGTGGAGAGGCCCCGTGCAGTGCGGAGGCTGTTGGATGAGCCGGAGGAGCCGGAAAACCAAGGAACCGTTGGGGCGATAAACCAAGAGGCCGGATAG
- the LOC121804076 gene encoding uncharacterized protein LOC121804076: MVLLKQNPPIFDGIGEPAKAETWICALERIITVLMYNDEERMTCVTYGSADIWWDTKMKTTPRDQVGRMTWENFKEEIYIKYVPTSYRKAKAAEFYNLTQGRMSVTEYDRTLCDMTRYAPEQVDTDEKLADKFREGLRHEIKMALASRGRLTYAEELALALDVEATMPKERAM, from the coding sequence ATGGTTTTGCTAAAGCAAAATCCTCCTATCTTCGATGGGATAGGAGAGCCAGCAAAGGCCGAGACTTGGATATGCGCTTTGGAGCGTATTATCACAGTTCTGATGTACAACGATGAGGAACGAATGACTTGTGTGACCTATGGGTCAGCCGATATCtggtgggataccaagatgaagACTACGCCACGAGATCAAGTGGGTAGAATGACTTGGGAGAACTTTAAGGAGGAGATATATATCAAGTACGTACCAACGAGCTACCGAAAAGCAAAGGCGGCTGAGTTTTACAACTTAACCCAAGGGCGCATGTCGGTGACTGAATATGATCGAACACTCTGCGATATGACTCGGTATGCACCTGAACAAGTTGACACCGACGAGAAGCTAGCCGATAAGTTCCGTGAGGGTCTAAGGCATGAGATAAAGATGGCACTAGCTAGTCGTGGGAGACTTACATACGCGGAAGAGTTGGCCCTCGCACTAGATGTTGAGGCaactatgcccaaggagagggcgaTGTGA